A genome region from Microbacterium profundi includes the following:
- a CDS encoding amino acid ABC transporter ATP-binding protein: MSTDLIDVHAPAIDIQGLVKSFGDNEVLKGIDLTVAAGEVVCVIGPSGSGKSTLLRSVNLLEEPTGGKVLIEGIDITDPDIDIDRVRTRIGMVFQSFNLFPHLDVMGNLMIAQQRVKKRSKTEAERVAREMLGRVGLSEKADAYPGHLSGGQQQRVAIARALCMNPDMMLFDEPTSALDPELVGEVLQVMRTLADEGMTMLVVTHEMGFAREVGSRLIFMDGGVIVEEGDPRQVLANPQHPRTQDFLARVL; the protein is encoded by the coding sequence ATGAGCACTGATCTAATCGATGTCCACGCCCCGGCGATCGACATCCAGGGGCTCGTCAAGAGCTTCGGCGACAACGAGGTGCTCAAGGGCATCGACCTGACCGTCGCGGCGGGCGAGGTCGTGTGCGTGATCGGACCGTCGGGTTCCGGCAAGTCGACCCTGCTGCGATCGGTGAACCTGCTCGAGGAGCCGACCGGCGGAAAGGTGCTGATCGAGGGGATCGACATCACCGACCCCGACATCGACATCGACCGCGTCCGCACGCGCATCGGCATGGTGTTCCAGAGCTTCAACCTGTTCCCGCATCTCGATGTGATGGGCAATCTGATGATCGCGCAGCAGCGCGTGAAGAAGCGCTCGAAGACCGAGGCCGAGAGGGTCGCCCGCGAGATGCTCGGCCGGGTGGGTCTCAGCGAGAAGGCCGACGCCTACCCCGGTCACCTCTCCGGCGGTCAGCAGCAGCGCGTGGCGATCGCCAGGGCGCTGTGCATGAACCCCGACATGATGCTGTTCGACGAGCCGACCTCCGCGCTCGACCCCGAACTGGTGGGCGAGGTGCTGCAGGTCATGCGCACTCTCGCCGACGAGGGGATGACGATGCTCGTCGTCACGCACGAGATGGGCTTCGCGCGCGAGGTCGGATCCCGCCTGATCTTCATGGACGGTGGCGTGATCGTCGAGGAGGGCGACCCGCGCCAGGTGCTCGCGAACCCGCAGCATCCGCGCACGCAGGACTTCCTCGCCCGCGTTCTGTAA
- the phoA gene encoding alkaline phosphatase yields MLVSRERRRGTLLAVGITALMAATLMTPTIAMAADDGATDITENGGATRNTEDRTAAVREALVDGPAKNVILLIGDGMGDSEITVARNYAEGASGAFAGIDALPLTGSYTTYSLREDGTANYASESASTASAWSTGTKAINGQLSIDINGVAQATLLELAKANGMRTGDVSTAEIQDATPGAQISHISQRGCYGPDKTSANCASEALENGGLGSISEQLLNLRPDVTLGGGSASFTQTAKAGPWEGATLFEQAADRGYQVVDDAEGLAGVTAADQNAPLLGLFTPGNFPVRWQGPEATVGGGDAAPTACTENPERLDTGLSLGSLTQKAIELLDNDNGFFLQVEGASIDKQNHAANACAQIGETVDLDEATQVALAYAQQNQGTLVVVTADHAHTSQIVGSTPPGLSVNLQTVEGGSMIVSYGTAEAGGSQQHTGSQVRVAGYGPGAANLLGLTDQTDLFFTSAGALELNRDLKSLSADATISASAAEVAPGATVTVSVDGLDADWQASVASDAAAAKLAAASSPQRDVLSGRAEFTVTAPTEVGTHSVTVTGAQTGVVLTTDITVTETPTTPAPTDPADGGAGALPGGQGGAGAGGGLAITGAAVPYVLLAIAVAMIAVGGYTIHRRRMI; encoded by the coding sequence ATGCTCGTGTCCAGAGAACGCCGCCGCGGCACATTGTTGGCCGTTGGCATCACTGCGCTGATGGCAGCCACGCTGATGACTCCGACGATCGCGATGGCCGCGGACGATGGCGCCACCGACATCACTGAGAACGGAGGTGCGACACGCAACACGGAAGACCGCACGGCCGCCGTGCGCGAGGCCCTCGTCGACGGCCCCGCCAAGAACGTCATCCTTCTCATCGGTGACGGCATGGGTGACTCCGAGATCACAGTCGCGCGCAACTACGCCGAAGGCGCATCCGGAGCATTCGCCGGGATCGATGCCCTCCCGCTGACGGGCTCTTACACGACCTACTCCCTGCGCGAGGACGGCACCGCGAACTACGCCTCCGAGTCCGCTTCGACCGCAAGCGCATGGTCGACCGGCACGAAGGCGATCAACGGTCAGCTGAGCATCGACATCAACGGCGTGGCACAGGCGACCCTCCTCGAGCTTGCGAAGGCGAACGGGATGAGGACGGGCGACGTTTCCACCGCCGAGATCCAGGACGCGACCCCAGGTGCCCAGATCTCGCACATCTCCCAGCGCGGATGCTACGGACCGGACAAGACGTCGGCGAACTGCGCCTCGGAGGCGCTCGAGAACGGCGGACTCGGCTCGATCAGCGAGCAGCTGCTGAACCTTCGTCCTGACGTCACGCTCGGCGGCGGCTCGGCAAGCTTCACGCAGACTGCGAAGGCGGGTCCGTGGGAGGGCGCAACCTTGTTCGAACAGGCCGCGGACCGCGGCTACCAGGTGGTTGACGACGCTGAAGGGCTTGCCGGGGTCACCGCGGCGGACCAGAACGCGCCATTGCTCGGCCTCTTCACGCCGGGCAACTTCCCCGTGCGCTGGCAGGGCCCTGAGGCCACCGTCGGCGGTGGCGATGCAGCCCCAACCGCGTGCACCGAGAACCCCGAGCGTCTCGACACCGGTCTCTCGCTGGGTTCGCTCACGCAGAAGGCGATCGAGCTCCTCGACAACGACAACGGCTTCTTCCTGCAGGTGGAGGGCGCGAGCATCGACAAGCAGAACCACGCCGCAAACGCGTGTGCTCAGATCGGTGAGACTGTCGACCTCGATGAGGCCACGCAGGTGGCTCTGGCATACGCACAGCAGAACCAGGGCACCTTGGTCGTCGTCACCGCCGATCACGCTCACACGAGCCAGATCGTCGGCTCGACCCCTCCTGGACTCAGCGTCAACCTGCAGACCGTCGAGGGCGGATCGATGATCGTGTCCTACGGCACGGCAGAGGCGGGCGGATCACAGCAGCACACCGGTTCGCAGGTGCGCGTCGCCGGGTACGGCCCCGGAGCTGCCAACCTGCTCGGGCTCACGGACCAGACAGACCTCTTCTTCACCTCGGCAGGCGCACTGGAACTCAACCGCGACCTGAAGTCGCTCAGCGCTGACGCAACGATCTCGGCCAGTGCTGCGGAGGTCGCACCCGGTGCAACTGTGACCGTGAGCGTTGATGGTCTCGACGCGGACTGGCAGGCGAGCGTTGCATCGGATGCGGCTGCCGCAAAGCTTGCAGCCGCTTCGAGCCCGCAGCGCGACGTGCTGTCTGGTCGCGCCGAGTTCACCGTCACGGCCCCTACTGAGGTCGGAACGCACAGCGTGACGGTGACCGGAGCGCAGACGGGCGTTGTTCTCACGACAGACATCACCGTCACTGAGACTCCGACGACGCCGGCACCCACTGACCCGGCTGACGGCGGCGCAGGCGCTCTGCCCGGCGGACAGGGTGGCGCCGGCGCCGGCGGCGGACTCGCCATCACCGGTGCGGCCGTTCCGTACGTGCTGCTGGCGATCGCTGTCGCGATGATCGCTGTCGGCGGCTACACGATTCACCGTCGCCGCATGATCTGA